One window of the Zea mays cultivar B73 chromosome 3, Zm-B73-REFERENCE-NAM-5.0, whole genome shotgun sequence genome contains the following:
- the LOC100275328 gene encoding uncharacterized protein LOC100275328 — protein MDQNNSNRQQQQAPPPPPAGYPTAGAEQQGGSGRKQGRRGKTTSRGEKGFIEGCIAALCCCWICEMCCD, from the exons ATGGATCAGAACAACAGCAacaggcagcagcagcaggcgccgccgccaccacccgCGG GCTACCCGACGGCAGGCGCGGAGCAGCAGGGAGGCAGCGGCAGGAAGCAGGGACGCCGGGGGAAGACGACCTCGCGCGGGGAGAAGGGCTTCATCGAAGGATG CATCGCGGCGCTCTGCTGCTGCTGGATCTGCGAGATGTGCTGCGACTAG
- the LOC100191487 gene encoding U-box domain-containing protein 43-like → MAMARAAVDVEDLLVRVKTGAEADLAAAAREVAALAANGRLGEDDDEDGLLVAALLARLAAAAATADARVSVMAALRRLAGCVAGESKERLASTEALSSIVRSLSRDADERREAIAVLLDLSDIPQVRQRIGRIKGCVVMLVTLRNAHEPGTGDDADKLLAILSSNPQNVLLMAEAGYFRPLIQYLKQGSDMNKVLMATAISKMFLSEHMKSSLGEDGAIEPLVDMFKHGNLEAKHSALGALCNLSSSLQNAELLINSGITGPLLQLLFSVTSALMALREPASAILAAIAQSERILLHKDVAPQMLSLLNLSSPVIQLHLLRALNSISGHANAKRARSKIRQNGGVQLLLPFLTEKNVGIKIAALHLMFHLSKDSSQELAEQFRETHLDIFVKIISSPTSRDEKAAAVGILSNLPATDKKATEILMRANLLPILITLFEANMAAAVTPQRMWLLEGIAGVFIRFTVTWDRKLQSSAVGHGVVPCLVKLLSEGSVDAKSKAATSLAQLSQSTMALRKSKTPRWLCVPPSAESYCTVHSCQCTVKSTFCLVKAGAVHPLVQTLEGEERGADGAALEALGTLMEDEVWENGSRVIERASGIHALLRIAEAGEPSSQDKAIWMLERMFRLEAHRERYGEIAQALLIDLAQKGDPALKPMIGKILAHLELLQTQSSYF, encoded by the exons ATGGCGATGGCGAGGGCGGCGGTGGACGTGGAGGACCTGCTGGTGCGCGTCAAGACCGGCGCGGAGGCGGACCTCGCCGCCGCGGCGCGGGAGGTGGCCGCGCTGGCAGCGAACGGCAGGCTCGGAGAGGACGACGACGAGGATGGCCTCCTCGTCGCGGCGCTGCTCGCGCGCCtcgcagccgccgccgccaccgccgacgCCAGGGTCAGCGTCATGGCCGCGCTCAGGCGCCTCGCGGGCTGCGTCGCCGGCGAGAGCAAG GAGAGGCTGGCCAGCACCGAGGCGCTGTCCAGCATCGTCCGCTCCCTGTCCAGGGACGCGgacgagaggagggaggccatcgCGGTGCTGCTGGACCTGTCGGACATCCCGCAGGTCCGCCAGAGGATCGGCAGGATCAAAGGCTGTGTCGTCATGCTGGTCACCTTGAGGAACGCGCACGAGCCAGGCACCGGGGATGACGCCGATAAGTTGCTCGCCATTCTGTCGTCCAACCCGCAGAACGTGCTGTTGATGGCGGAGGCTGGTTACTTCCGCCCGTTGATACAGTACCTCAAACAAG GTTCAGACATGAACAAGGTCCTCATGGCAACGGCCATCTCGAAAATGTTCCTATCTGAACATATGAAATCTTCCCTCGGCGAGGATGGAGCTATTGAACCGCTCGTGGACATGTTTAAACATGGAAACCTTGAAGCCAAGCACTCGGCCTTAGGCGCCTTGTGTAATCTCTCTAGCTCTCTACAGAATGCAGAACTCCTGATAAATTCTGGCATAACAGGACCGCTGCTCCAGCTCCTTTTCTCCGTGACGTCAGCACTCATGGCCCTCAGAGAGCCGGCCTCGGCTATACTCGCAGCTATAGCACAATCTGAGCGTATTCTACTTCATAAGGATGTAGCGCCTCAGATGCTCTCGCTTCTTAATTTATCGAGTCCGGTGATTCAACTTCATCTCCTGAGGGCCTTGAACAGCATTTCCGGGCACGCGAATGCTAAAAGAGCCAGGAGTAAAATCAGGCAAAATGGAGGAGTGCAGCTGCTTCTACCTTTCCTGACAGAAAAGAATGTGGGTATCAAAATCGCCGCGTTGCACTTAATGTTCCATTTGTCGAAAGACTCTTCTCAAGAATTGGCTGAGCAGTTCAGGGAGACCCATCTGGATATTTTTGTGAAGATCATCTCTTCCCCTACTTCTCGAGACGAGAAGGCTGCAGCTGTCGGTAtcctgagcaacctcccagcgacAGACAAGAAGGCAACTGAGATTCTGATGCGGGCAAACTTGCTCCCTATTCTGATCACCTTGTTTGAGGCAAACATGGCCGCTGCCGTGACACCTCAAAGAATGTGGTTGCTTGAGGGCATCGCTGGTGTGTTTATCCGGTTCACAGTCACCTGGGACAGGAAGCTGCAGAGTTCAGCAGTTGGACACGGGGTGGTTCCTTGCCTTGTGAAGTTGCTTTCAGAAGGATCGGTGGACGCCAAGTCTAAAGCGGCAACATCCTTGGCCCAACTGTCACAGAGCACGATGGCGCTGCGCAAGTCAAAAACGCCAAGGTGGCTCTGCGTTCCTCCATCGGCCGAATCCTACTGTACAGTCCACAGCTGCCAGTGCACAGTCAAAAGCACCTTCTGCTTAGTAAAAGCCGGCGCCGTCCATCCTCTGGTCCAGACACTGGAAGGCGAAGAGCGCGGAGCTGATGGAGCGGCGCTGGAAGCGTTGGGCACCCTTATGGAGGACGAGGTCTGGGAGAACGGGAGCAGGGTGATAGAAAGGGCGTCAGGCATCCATGCTCTGCTGAGGATCGCCGAAGCCGGAGAGCCGAGCTCCCAGGACAAGGCGATATGGATGCTGGAGAGGATGTTCCGGCTCGAAGCCCACAGGGAGCGGTACGGCGAGATCGCGCAGGCTCTGCTCATCGATCTCGCCCAGAAAGGAGACCCTGCCCTGAAACCGATGATCGGCAAGATACTGGCTCACCTTGAGCTGCTGCAAACACAATCTAGCTACTTTTAA